Part of the Trichoderma asperellum chromosome 1, complete sequence genome is shown below.
GCTTCGTTCTgtcggatttttttttgatgaCTACACACAATTTGCTGACGTGAAACAGGGAAAATCGCAGGCGCAAGAACGCTTTCCCCAAAGGCTGGATGCGACGGGATTATGTAACGCAGCGGGCGTGGCGGGATTGGGAGCGAAAATGGCGTGGCTGGATGCATGTACACGGTGCGGCATACAGTATGGCAGAGGCGGGGTGCACTTTTTACCCTTTCAGGTCAGGTTTTTTTACCCTCTTTTCTAAATCTAACTAGGCTGTTTATGATTttattttgtcttcttctctcactGTTGCTTTGGTGCCTAGGCGTTTTTCTGACTGCCCTCCTGCTGCCTCATAGTGTGGGATGCGGTACGGGGCCCGCTGATGACTGATCGGATTTCGGGACGCGGAAAGGCTTGGGTAATTAACTGGAGCTAAGCAAAGCCATCCAGAGCATCGAATGTCCGGAGAACCGAAGCGTCCATTTGGAGAGCTGCGGCCGGCCGAAAGCAGATGGCGAGGTACCGCCGCGCTCGCGTGAGGGAAGAGGCTGGTACCTGCAAGTACTTTGAGCCTCACGCCATGGATGACCATGGATACTCTGTGTCTCTGCAGAGCTGCTACGACTTTTCAAGTACAAATCCACCCTTGCCACCGCCAAATGGAAAGTCAGGTCAAGTCTACTCTTTGTCAGGATTAGGTCATGTTGATGTACCGGTGCGTACTGCTTTAGCACCAGAAACCTTGAAGAGGCGTGACTACTGCCTCAATCGGATGCTTACCGAATCTCTCCATGTTTCCAAGCAATAGGTACGAGACTAGCAGTGAGGATTTGCCGAGCAGATTCCGTAAGCCGTGTGTACCTGTGCTACTATTTGCGCCTTGATAAATAGTATTGGATGTCGACGGATTTCTGCCATTAGCATACTCCTACATTctaatactacctactagcagTGGTGTGTCTTGGCAATCAATGCATCCAAAACCGGAGCTATCGAGCTTCATCACCGGCATCCCATACACACTGGTACAGCTGCCATACACGCCCGTGATAGCGCTGCACCACTCTAACAAGATCGATACACCTGATAATGTATTAAACCATTTTTCAGGCATAATACGCCATGGCATGGAATCAAGGATATTCCTAGCATCTGCAGGACGGCCCAAATTAGCTTTTCAGCAGAGTTTCCATCTTACAGACAGCGATGTGTGGTATCCGGTCCAGGGTCCTCTCTGTTGCATGTCCACTGCAAGCCAAGTCGCCTTTAGTGCCACAGATATGGCCATTCGTAAACAATCGCGTCTCTCTCCACAGCTAGCAGTCCCCGAAGCGTGTCTGTCTGGTCATTTGCTTGTTTCCCTCCCAACATGCATGACGGGAGCCTCGGGCCACTTCAGCGGAGTGCAGCGGAGTGCAGCGAAATATCGGGTTTGTCAGCATTGGCTGGCACTGGCTCTATGCGGCATGGTCTGATTAGTCATCCTGAATAAGGAGTGGAATCCCTTCCGTTGCTCGGATAAttgagggaaaaaaagttgcttctcctcgccctcgcaTTCCAGATGTAGCAAATGGTCCACCAATTCGTACTAGCGACCTATTCCAGCGCAAGTGCAGCGATATATCACCAGGTTGCAGGTACAAAGATCGAAAATACAGTGTCAATGCTCCGCGACGTACACAGTGCGCAACGGCCACTCCTGCACGGCTCGCAGCCTTCTGCTGGTTGGCGGCACGGGTTCGCGCTCTTTTGCGGCCACAAGCTGGAATGAGGGGCTTATTTCCGaatgagaagctgctggcttGCCCACCCCATACAAACATGCTACTAGCCATATACGAACAAGAGATATTCGGCACCAGGCTCCTCACCCTTTTGCTCACGGTCAGAAATAAAGCagacaaaaaagaaggcaGATTCTGGTCAGTCCAGCATGTCAGAATGCAAGCTCCCGGTGCCTCGAGGCTTGTGTGTTCACCTATTCAGGCCCTAATACCATACGAGATCGAAATCGAACACGCCCTTGATCACTAATACAACCTCATGACTTGACTCTGCGGCCAGTGCGGCGTTCTTGTAATTTGGGTTATCCATGGACGGCTAACCGCACTTAGTGACATGATTACTACTCCAGACGCCAGactaagtatattaaacagCGCCGGAGACTTATTGACTGCCAATCAATTCTCGTGACTGGGCATCATTATGCTAGCAACTGTAGTAAGCCAGCCGTCACTACTCAAGCCTATTGCACTTGGAGTTCTACGAGTGTTTCTGCTTGGTAGCGATGCCAGTGAATAACCAGGCTTTGACGAGGCAACCTGTGAAAAGCCGAGGCCGAACCGTTGCGTCCCCATCCCCTAaagtgaagaggaagagagagtgtTTATGCCAGCCTGCAAGGGTCCGTACAACCTATGTATACTACTACGTCTTAATAACATGAAGGCTACATCTGCATACCTACGTGCATGTACTGTAGTACTGGGGCTGCAATATTCAATATTCTCTGCGAAGGATTCGACACCATGCCTGTAGTCAGCTCGACAAATGCCCGTAGGAAATCAAATTTGCCCTTTTTGATTACATAGCTAGCACGAGTAAGTCTTTGATTACAGAGTAGCATTAGACCATCCAAGCATGATTCGACCGAATCTAATTCCAAAGGACGGAGAATGGGCATCGTGTTCGGGCATTGGCCCTCGGTAAAAATCCCGTTTTGCCGGATCTTGTCTCCTCAGAAAGACATGGGCTCCATAGAGACTAATATCTCCCGTGATATTGACCAAGGGGCATGGTGCAAATACTTTACGAGCGTATTGCTGGTAGTGCCTACTATATACTGCAGGCAGTATTACATACCCATGCATAGCAGCGCGACTCTCCCTGACATTTATTAAACGTGGATCTCCCCCGGTGCCAGTCACACGTGGCGTCTCTTCTAACCCCAGGCTGCTGGGTAGGGTGAGGCGTATTGCTAGAGGAGACAGCGGCTTCGGTGTTTTGGCATTTAGCAATGGTGTATTAACCTGTCGTCCATCTAATCATTTTCTCGTACGAGTGTGTATGCAAGACCTAGCTGATATTTGCATCTCCACATCCAATTGCAAGGCGACAGGTGTCTCTCTACCTACTTGTACAGCTACTTCATGCTGCCAGATGACTCATGTACATGTGACAGAGTGATTGCTGGCTAATAAGAAACGGCCGCTTGGGTCGGTATTCTCGGCTGGCTCTTGTATAACTTACCACCCTTCCACACATGCGTGACGTTGCCGGGATCCGTCAAGACGCGGATGTCGTCTAGCGGATTCAAGGCAACGGCAATCACATCGGCGTCGTACCCGATTTTGAGCTGGCCGCTCAGGGGCGCCATGCCTCCGAGCGTCTCTGGGCCGTTTGCCGTTGCGCATTCGATGGCCTGGAGAGGCGACATGCCCAGCTCTACCGCATACGTGAGCTCTTTTGCATTATTGCCGTGCGAGAGGGCAGACGTCCTGGCACTGTTGAGCATGTCGGTTCCCAGAGCAATCTTGACGCCTTTCTTGATGGCCAGTTTGTACGAATCTCTGGCCTTCTCATTGACGGTAAGCAGCTTCCGCTTGACCGGAAGCGGTAGTTCGTCGACGTAATCTCGCGCCAGGGTCCGAACAATGTGATGAGtagcgacgaagatggcgtCTTTTTCCAATATGAGGTCGGCCACCTCTTCGTCCATGTACATGCCGTGCTCGATCGACTTGACGCCGGCTCGGAGCGCGGCCAAGATGCCAGCCTTGCCTATAGCATGAGCTGCGACGGCTCGTCGGCTCCGCGCTGCCTCGTCCACTAtggccttgagctcttcGTCTGAGAACTGGCGATCCTCCGGGTTGTCGTTGAGGCTGAGGACCCCTCCGCTGGAACATACTTTGATGCAGCGAGCTCCTCGTCTTATCATTTTTCGAACCGTCTTGACACAGTCGTCGACGCCGTCACATACGCCAATGGGAGAGCCGCCGCAGTTCATGGCATCCAGGACGGTCTGAATCGGTGAGGAGTGATCATCTCCATGGCCGCCGGTGATGGATAGCGGAGCAACTGCTGAGTAAATATTGGGACCGACCAAGGGGCCGTTCTGCACGCCGGGCCAGAGATCGCATCCATAGCCGCCGAGCTCTCGCACCGATGTGTAGCCCGCCATCAGCGTCATCTTCAGGTCTTCCACCGAGATGGCGCCAGCTAGCGCATTGAAACCAGGGAGATAGGCATTGCCTCCGCCTTCTAAAGCTGCGCCGGTAAGTTCCAGTCCCATGAAGTGAACGTGGCAGTCCCACAGGCCTGGCATCAGGACTGGAACATGCTTTGGCGTGATGCCTTTATACTTGGCTGGAAGGTCGAGATATGTGCCAACCCAGTCGATTTTACTGCCCTTGATAGCCAGCAGTCCATTGTGAATAGGCTCTCCGCGGCCTGGGATCAGCAGCGTCGCGTGGATGAGAGTTATGGTCTCGCCATCTCCAACTGGAGGCTCCGAGGCAATATGCGACGGGGGTAGGCGCTGGATAGGAATACGCATATTGACGACCAGACGGAGCGATTACAAGTAATCCGAGTTAGGGGAGACCAACAGCCAGATCTAACCGACTCGGCGAATCACGCGTCAATGGGCTGATAGATATACAGTAGTAAAGGATGGGCCTGGCTTCAGGAGTTGGGAACCATCTCTTTATAGCTACTCACTTAGAGGCAGGAATACCTCTACTCAAGCATCAATTGAGTGGCTGGGGAAATCCTAGGAGAAAAAGGATCACAGATGGCATGCCGATAGGCTTCGCGCTGATACGACTCGCGCAGATACGAGTTACGCGGACGCTCACTTGCCGGAAAAGGATCTTGGCTAAATGTAGTCCAACAAAAGAACTTTGAAACGAGGATTAGCTACCTAGTAGAAGCTGATGTGGAGGCGGGTACAAGCCCCCCGAGACGGGATCTTTTGATGCGGGGGGTTCATTGGTCGATGTTCAGTGACCGACTCTCTGTgaaggatgaagaagtgaaatgagaaatgaaaagTTGGTTGATTGAAAAACTGATGTGAGAATGCTATTTCACAAGTATAAGTGTTGGtagaagaagttgaagcgTCTCTTGCCGGATAGCTATTAGATGATAGATGATACCCTAGAGCGGCGCATTAGTTAATCCAAGTTCCAGCCATCGGCCGAGTTATCAAAGCGTCAATGTGAATAGCTCAACGAACAAACCAGCATTCATCATCAGCTCTCAAAGCAAAGAGCAATGTCTCGCTCAAGAACACCATCCCTGCTTCTCTCCTACAGAAACAGTCTATTGTCCAGCTCTGGCGCTAGAGGTCGTAGATTCATGTCTTCCCAAAGCCCCGCCAAACTCGAGCCTCTGCTTGTGTCGAATGGCGGAAAGTGGACGTTGACGTCTGATGGGGAAGCCTTGGAGCGGAGTTTCAAGTTTAAAAACTTTACAAAGACGTGGGTATGTTTTAATGACATGGAATTGGTGCACCAATAGCACGACACAAAGGCAATGGCTAATGAGGAAAATTGTGCAGGATTTTATGACGGCTGTTTCGCTGCAGTGTAAGATCTGGAATCACCACCCTGAGTGGTCAAACGTAAGTGTGCATAATATTTCCTGAAAAGGCAAACTACAAAAATGAGGAAAAAGAGTTGATTGATGTCGTATCTGTAGGTCTACAACACTACGTTCATCCGCTGGACAACGCATGTGCCCAAGGGCCTGTCGGACAAAGACATTGGTCTAGC
Proteins encoded:
- a CDS encoding uncharacterized protein (EggNog:ENOG41~MEROPS:MER0005900), which gives rise to MRIPIQRLPPSHIASEPPVGDGETITLIHATLLIPGRGEPIHNGLLAIKGSKIDWVGTYLDLPAKYKGITPKHVPVLMPGLWDCHVHFMGLELTGAALEGGGNAYLPGFNALAGAISVEDLKMTLMAGYTSVRELGGYGCDLWPGVQNGPLVGPNIYSAVAPLSITGGHGDDHSSPIQTVLDAMNCGGSPIGVCDGVDDCVKTVRKMIRRGARCIKVCSSGGVLSLNDNPEDRQFSDEELKAIVDEAARSRRAVAAHAIGKAGILAALRAGVKSIEHGMYMDEEVADLILEKDAIFVATHHIVRTLARDYVDELPLPVKRKLLTVNEKARDSYKLAIKKGVKIALGTDMLNSARTSALSHGNNAKELTYAVELGMSPLQAIECATANGPETLGGMAPLSGQLKIGYDADVIAVALNPLDDIRVLTDPGNVTHVWKGGKLYKSQPRIPTQAAVSY